One window of Quercus robur chromosome 5, dhQueRobu3.1, whole genome shotgun sequence genomic DNA carries:
- the LOC126728909 gene encoding bifunctional UDP-glucose 4-epimerase and UDP-xylose 4-epimerase 1-like, producing MNVEARWSAILSPTILVTEGAGFIGSHTVVQLLNEGFRVSIIDNLDNSVSEAVDRVRDLFGPKRSQNLEFHLGDLRNKDLEKLFSQTQFDALIHFAGLKAVGESVASLCRYFDNNLIGTINLYEAMAKYDCKKMVFSSSATVYGQPEKMPCVEDFELKAMNPYGRTKSLLPDYQRLSHRLNTSKLMKIVNISKINWWTQCILWRF from the exons ATGAAT GTTGAGGCGCGGTGGTCGGCGATCCTATCTCCGACGATTCTGGTTACCGAAGGAGCCGGTTTCATTGGCTCTCACACTGTGGTTCAGCTTCTCAATGAAGGCTTTAGGGTTTCGATCATCGACAATCTTGATAATTCCGTCTCCGAAGCTGTTGATAGGGTTCGTGATTTGTTCGGCCCTAAGCGTTCTCAGAATCTTGAATTCCACCTG GGTGATCTTAGGAATAAGGACTTGGAGAAGCTCTTTTCTCAAACACA ATTTGATGCTTTGATCCATTTTGCTGGCCTAAAAGCTGTTGGGGAGAGTGTTGCAAGCCTTTGCCGTTATTTTGATAACAATTTGATTGGCACTATTAATCTTTATGAGGCTATGGCAAAATATGATTGCAAAAAG ATGGTTTTCTCATCTTCTGCAACAGTTTATGGTCAACCTGAAAAAATGCCCTGTGTTGAGGATTTCGAATTGAAAGCTATGAATCCTTATGGAAGGACCAAG TCTTTGCTTCCAGATTATCAGCGGCTTTCTCATAGGTTAAATACATCAAAGCTTATGAAAATAGTG aatatttccaaaataaactGGTGGACACAATGCATTTTATGGagattctaa